The Siniperca chuatsi isolate FFG_IHB_CAS linkage group LG12, ASM2008510v1, whole genome shotgun sequence genome has a segment encoding these proteins:
- the tfpia gene encoding tissue factor pathway inhibitor a isoform X3 — MAYISRSWLICCLSLNGFADALSDGAQPELFIFNELCALKDEQGPCKAIKDRFFFSVDTGRCEPFEYGGCGGNANNFETLETCEEMCVVSDDKNPCHLAEAPGPCRGMVTRYFFDSSSQQCKRFFYGGCFGNANNFKSMAECEAKCQNPAKPTKAAEVHTQSTRQSSIVHSTIVTGELTVSEPQVQLNDTNKEPKGLCFSPVDKGPCDGAERRFAYNPKTKRCQMFFYGGCGGNENNFTYRKHCIKKCIQSRKGHGRLIRIRKKNLENIVNRSV, encoded by the exons CAGATGGAGCACAACCCGAGCTCTTTATCTTCAATGAGTTGTGCGCCCTGAAGGACGAGCAAGGGCCTTGCAAGGCCATTAAGGACAGATTCTTCTTCAGTGTCGACACAGGACGCTGTGAGCCGTTTGAATATGGAGGCTGTGGGGGAAACGCCAACAATTTTGAGACCTTGGAAACTTGTGAGGAAATGTGTGTTGTCTCAG ATGACAAGAACCCGTGTCATTTGGCCGAAGCTCCTGGTCCCTGTCGAGGGATGGTGACGCGTTACTTCTTTgacagcagcagtcagcagtGCAAGCGTTTCTTTTACGGCGGCTGCTTTGGGAATGCCAACAATTTCAAGAGCATGGCAGAGTGCGAGGCAAAATGTCAGAACCCAG CAAAACCCACTAAGGCAGCAGAAGTCCACACACAGTCTACTAGACAATCCAGCATTGTGCACTCAACCATAGTAACTG gGGAACTGACTGTAAGTGAACCTCAGGTGCAACTGAATGACactaataaagagccaaaaG GGCTGTGTTTCAGTCCTGTGGACAAGGGACCGTGTGACGGTGCAGAGAGAAGGTTTGCATACAACCCCAAGACCAAGAGATGCCAGATGTTTTTCTACGGTGGTTGCGGGGGAAACGAGAACAACTTCACATACCGGAAACACTGTATTAAGAAGTGCATTCAAAGCAGAAAGG GTCATGGGAGGCTGATCCGAATAAGGAAGAAAAACTTAGAAAACATTGTTAATCGTTCAGTCTGA